The window GATTTTCTTTTTTCTGTAGTTCAGATTGCGGAGTTCATAGATCAGAAACTGAAAACGGTTCATGCTTTCAAACAGACTATTTATGCACGCTCAAGAGCAGAAGCAAAGTTCAATGTACAGTTAAGCCGGCAGTTTCTGACCCTGTGCAACTAAAATTTTACACCAAACATTCATACTTAATTATATTGCGGAAAACTTAGGTTTTTCAGACAGAAATCCCGATCAGTAATGACTGGGATTTTTCATTTGGTTATAAGAGGTAATTTGTTCTTATTCGTAAAAAAAGCTGCCTCATTATTGAGACAGCCTTAATAAACAGTAGGAGCTTATTAGCTTTGCATTACCCCTGCATTTTTTAATTTTAATAATAAACTGTTGAAATCATTCCGAAGGCTGTTTACATCAGCAGCGGATGAATCAGGTTGGTTTAATGATTTATTTATAGGAAGATTTATAATCATTGCCTGACTGTTGGTGTCATAAGGAGCAGAAATATTGACTGCAAAATCATCAGTGTAATTGCCCAGTACTTCAATAACGATATCCAGAGCCCATTTTTGATTGGCTGAATCTGAACTGCTTTGAGCAAAAGTAAGGGTTGCCACATTGTTTTTGATATAGATTCCTGTAGAAACAGGAAGCCTTTTGAAGTCATCCACTGTGCCGGTATAGCTCATTGGTTTTACATCCGAAAGAGAGATAATCTCTTCTTTTACCTGCGTAGAATCCAGATCATACCAGTATCCTTTAGTAGTTACCTTAAGATAAAGATCTCTGGCTTCAAATGCACTGGTAAGTGTATCAAAAGTGATATCTACAAATTTGTCCTTAGATATATCTGCCAGATGAAAGCTTTTCACAAGTTTATCTGCCTGAGCCTTTTTTACAGTGGAAACCATTGGCGGCATCCCAGGAATTTCTATTTTGTTATTGTAGGCATTTTTATATAAGCTTTCAATATTGGTATAAATAAGATTATTAATAGGAGAGTTGGTAAGAAATGCTTCAGTACTATGGAATGTGTTATCATAGAACTCCAGTGTTCTGTCCTGTGGACCATAGATGAATAAGAAATTGTCTTTAGAAGCTAGATTGATAAAAGTATTGTTAAAGACTTTTACACCATCTTTATATTCTCCAATCGTTAATGATCCTGCAACTTGCCCAATAGGTCCGTTTCCGGCTTTCCTTTCAATATAATTATCATAAACCAGGGTTTCACGGCATTTCCTGTTTTTGAAATGCGGCTGCTCACAGATTACCTGTAAATGGAAAGGATATTGTGGTGACAAATGAAATCGGTTGCCATAAAAATGCTCACCTCCACCTCTTAATTCTGCATGAGAGTCATAAAAATTATTATTATAGATGGTGTTATTACTGCTCAAAGCATCCGGATCAGGAGCTGTGAATAAAAGATTATTTTTGAAAACACAATTCGTTACATTGGCACCCCTTGTACCAAGGTGAAGGGATAAGCCCGCATTATTATTATCCTGAAACAAAACACCTTCAATTACTGTATCCGTACTGCCTCTTCCAAAATCAGATAAAAAGCCTTCTTCAATATCAATTCCTGCTTCAGGAGATGTACCATAGGTTTTTCCAGTATTGGTATATGATCCGCCAATTACTTTAAATCTTCTGCTATTTACAATTGAGGATCCTTGTCTGTAGTTATTGTCCGCGTGGCAATTTTTTAGTATTCCGTCTTCATTCCAGTTATTGGTTTTTATCTCGGCAAAAAGTTCATCGGAAGAAATAAAAAAACCATCCATACAGCAGTTATCAGATCTGCAGTCTGTCAGTTCATATTTTTGGGAAGAACTAACCTTGAAACCAGATTGATTATTGTACACATTAGGATCTCCGCCATCCGGTTTTCTGTCGTTTTTAGAACCATCATAATTAAGCTTTTCTACCTTAAAATTCTTACATCGGATAAATTCAAAGCCACGCATATTAATAATAGGTGGATTATTCGGATGAGCTTTAATAAGAGCTCCATTACCATAGATGGTAAAATCTGATTTATCCGTAAAGCTGAAAAAGAGTTCAGGTCCTATATTTGCGTTACCCTTCTCGTCTCCAGTGTAAACCAGAATTCCTGTTTTCGGGTCTTTGTCTCGTTTGTATCTCTTGGTAAAACTTCCATCTCCCTGCATATATTTTGCATTTTCAAATACTACGATGAAATCTTTCTGCGGAAGAAAAGAAATCATTCTTCTGATGGCAGGTGCATCATTTGTAACTCCATCACCTGCTGCCCCGAATCTTTTTACATACACGGTACGGTTGGCTAGCCAGTCCACATCCGCATAATAATCGTTATCTTTTTGTCTGTAGATAATGCCATCGGCTTTTGTAGGATTCATTGGTGTTCCGTCATGCCATATAGTGACTTTTTTAAAATTTACATTTTCGTTAGTGAAACTATCTACCAGCTGTACTAAACTGTCATTGGGATAAGTGCTTCCAGCTGCGAAGTAATCATTAGTGTAGATCATTGTTCTTTGTTTTTTGGTGTTGTTATTAATGGTAGACTTTACAAACTCTTGCAAGATTCTTTGTTGTTATCTATACGGCAAAAATAAATACCCGATACGACAGAACTTGACGTGATTTAAACAAATAAAAAAAGTCTTATATATTTTATATGAGACTTTTTTACTAATAATTCTTACTTCTTTCTATAGGGAATATTCCAGATCAGATCCGCTGCCAGATAATGAACATCGCCGTGATGAATACTTCCGCTGTCTCTGATGAGGTCATCCATATATCCGATATCCACGGTAAAGGGAGAATCAGGAATAGAGAACATATAATAGGCCGCAATACGCATTTCTCTGTACCCGAATGATCCCCATTCAGAATCCGGCTCATTGAGATGGCTTATAGAAAACAAAGCTTCTGCGCTCAATGCCAGCTTTTGATTGTTTTTAGGAGATAAATTATACGTGAGCTGGCTTTTAATGCGGGTTCTCAACTGAAAATCTTCTTCTGCCTTATGAAAATCTGCATCGAAAAACTTTCTGAATTCCTGTCGTACTGTATTTTTCAGTTTCCAGTTTTTTCCAAGTTCAAAAGTATAGGCATATCTTCCGTAAATTCTGAATTCCTGTTCT of the Chryseobacterium aureum genome contains:
- a CDS encoding DUF2490 domain-containing protein, yielding MKKFFAVLFLLCCLGATMQAQISPPGLGDTHNAFWGAFGVKRQLDSLGKKQALSYIAVGRKSSPDTHNLFSKQAIIVLNHEVYHSFAPHQQYSYALSYRRQPKYENTAPYDKENTEQEFRIYGRYAYTFELGKNWKLKNTVRQEFRKFFDADFHKAEEDFQLRTRIKSQLTYNLSPKNNQKLALSAEALFSISHLNEPDSEWGSFGYREMRIAAYYMFSIPDSPFTVDIGYMDDLIRDSGSIHHGDVHYLAADLIWNIPYRKK